tttttaaagatatcgtTCCTGTTAAATAGTATACCTCCTTTCTGTgttcaaaatatattgtttatgtCACCATTTAATTGATATACGATATATACGTGGATGGTGCCTCTAAAAGTTTAATAAGCATAATATATTCATGTTTGTATTAGGACCTCGAGTATACGAAATTCTGAGTTACTTGTCTAACGGGAAACTCTATTATATATTTGAACATCAATGTGAGAGATGacaaaagaacaaaacataAATGTAAGACTCTCTTTCTGAGTGTTGACCCGATAGAAAAAACAGGAGTGGTCGAACATTTCTAGATCTCGTCAACTAAAATCTAagtgaaagaaaaaacaaattaaagttAATATTAGAGAGCAAGTTCTATGATGTAGCATACCTACTTTAAATAAATTGCATGCGTTGACTGTTAGTGTTCAATTCACTATTCTGTTAATTTCTACAAGTTACGATTTATTTGGGTTACTCGTTTCAAGGATTATTCGTTGAAGGTACTAAGTAGTGGTTAGTggatatatattttgtgttattcgggtaaatatatagagagaaagaCAGAAGACACAATGAGTTGTGATGTGTTTCTTTTGCTTTTATGAAGTAATATATTTCGTAAGTCTTACATATGtagttaataaattaatataaaaggATTGAGATAAATCTATTTTCTTAAATCTATTTATCTTCAgttagtttaaaattattaaacgtGGTATCATAGCCATCCGATGTTGAGCCACTTATCGATGTTGTTCTCCTACTTTTCCACGTTGAGCGTGAATGAGATTTTAACGAACGAATTAAAGTTTCACGTTAGTACTTGGAGAATTTCATGGTAAATTTGAATTAAACGTTTTTgctatattaattaatttaggtCTTCAGCAATTACAAACCGGTTAAGTTACATAATGATATCACAGTTAGAATTTAGATGAGATCATGAGGTTCAATTGCTTGTGTTAACACAATCGAAATTTTACATGATAGTCAAGCCCAAAAGTACTCCAATGCTTGCCTGTATAGTTTTTATTACTCGTCTTTCGATTTAAACACAACTGGACCGTATTATACATAGAAACATATAATGTAATAAAGACGAGAGGTATTTGCATGTGGAGATGAATAGGCCAAGTTGGAGTTCTCAAACAAGAAGCTCTAGAACCACGACATAAGCCAAGTTGGTGATTGTAGTTAAAAACATCATTTTATCAATAAATGCAAATGAAATTTCAGAACTTTAGCAGTTTTGAATTTTATGCACACTAAATGTGTTTATAAGGGAAATGTCGTGTTGTGGAGGATAAATCTCAATAGATTAGAGGTTGTTGCACGATATATGTTATGCTCAAGTTGCCTAAGACTTGTTAATAAACATAGAAACAGAAGAAGACAGAAACAAAGACAAAGGGAGTTAAAGATGGAAGTGGATGCATTTGTCCAAAGTGTGAAAGGTTTCAACTTTGAACCATATTACTCTGTTTATTAAGTTTGTTCCCAAAATACCTTTTCACTTAATACCCCCACTCACACCATTCCTCTCTCTGTCACTGATTCAACACGTGGCCACCCGGATGGGACCCACCATTCCCCTCCCGGTTTATATAAACGCTCAACACTTCATCGCTCTCAAACCAACTCTCTCTTCCCTTCTCCACTTCAAcagcaaagtaaaaaaaaacaagagacttTACAATTCTCAAAACAGAACGATCACTTTTTAAGCACTAATACTGATCACGCATACTTAAAAAATGGCTTCTTTCACGACGAATACGGCGGTTTCTCGGAGATGGCTCGGTGGTAATCATACTCACCCGTCATTATCATCTTCTCAAACCTCCGACTTGAGTTATTTTTCTTGCTCTTTGCCTATGACAAGTCGTGTCCAACGCAAGCTCAATGTTTCTTCTGCGCTTCACACTCCTCCTGCTCTTCTTTTCCCCAAGCAGTCCTCAACCTCTCCCGCCATTGTTGTTAACCCCAAAGCCAAAGACTCCGTCACTAAACAGATGAACTTGTTCCAAAGAGCAGCGGCGGCAGCCTTGGACGCGGCGGAGGGCTTCCTCGTGAGCCACGAGCGACAACATCCACTCCCTAAAACCGCCGATCCTAGTGTTCAGATCGCCGGAAACTTCGCTCCGGTGAATGAACAGCCCGTCCGGCGTAACCTCCCGGTGGTCGGGACAATACCGGATTCCATCAAAGGAGTGTACGTGCGCAACGGAGCTAACCCGCTTCACGAGCCGGTGACCGGTCACCACTTCTTCGACGGGGACGGGATGGTTCACGCCGTTAAATTCGAAGACGGTTCAGCTAGCTACGCTTGCCGGTTTACTCAAACAAACCGGTTCATCCAGGAGCGTCAGTTGGGTAAACCGGTTTTCCCAAAAGCCATCGGCGAGCTTCACGGCCACACCGGTATCGCTCGTCTCATGCTATTCTACGCCAGAGCTGCAGCCGGTTTAGTCGACCCGGGACATGGAACCGGAGTCGCTAACGCCGGTTTAGTCTATTTCAACAACCGGTTATTAGCCATGTCGGAAGACGATTTACCTTACCAAGTGAGGATCACTCCAAGCGGAGACTTGAAAACCGTTGGCCGTTACGATTTCGACGGGCAGTTAGAATCCACAATGATCGCCCACCCGAAAGTCGACCCGGAATCCGGCGAATTATTCGCTCTAAGCTACGACGTCGTTTCGAAGCCTTACTTAAAGTACTTCAGATTCTCACCGGACGGGACTAAATCGCCGGACGTCGAGATCAACCTCGAGCAGCCGACGATGATGCACGACTTCGCGATCACGGAGAACTTCGTCGTGATCCCGGACCAGCAAGTCGTGTTCAAACTCCCGGAGATGATCCGCGGCGGCTCTCCGGTGGTTTACGACGAGAACAAGGTCGCAAGATTCGGAGTTTTGGATAAATACGCCGGAGACTCGTCCGGGATCAAGTGGATCGAAGCGCCGGGATGCTTCTGCTTCCACCTCTGGAACGCGTGGGAGGAGCCGGAGACAGAGGAAGTCGTCGTGATCGGCTCCTGCATGACTCCGCCGGACTCAATTTTCAACGAGTCCGACGAGAATCTCAAGAGCGTCCTCTCGGAGATTCGCCTCAACCTCAGAACCGGAGAGTCCACTCGCCGTCCGATCATCTCCGACGGGGAGGAGCAAGTGAACCTCGAGGCGGGGATGGTGAACAGAAACATGCTCGGCCGTAGAACAAGATACGCTTACCTCGCTTTGGCCGAGCCGTGGCCTAAAGTCTCCGGCTTTGCTAAAGTCGATCTCTTTACCGGAGAAGTCGAGAAGCATTTATACGGCGATGACCGTTACGGTGGAGAGCCTCTGTTTCTCCCAGGAGAGGGGGGAGGTGAAGACGACGGTTACATCCTCTGTTTCGTTCACGACGAGATGACGTGGAAGTCAGAGTTACAGATAGTTAACGCCGTTAGCTTGGAGGTTGAAGCGACGGTTAAACTTCCGTCAAGGGTTCCGTATGGGTTTCACGGTACATTTATCGGAGCTAGTGACTTGGCGAAGCAGGTGTAAATATAAAACATGGATACATATTAAGTGAGAAGCttctagaagaagaagagagagggaTTTTACCAGTGGGATGCTCTACATATACGTCCCCGGAATCACCTCCTCttgtgttttttattttctgtttctttttatttgggGTGCGGTTTGTTAGTTCCCTTTTTTAGGGGGTCAATGTAGAAATATGAAAGATTTTGAGGGACCAGCTTGTAGCTTTTGGGCTGTAGGGTAGCCGTTCGAGCTCAGCTGGTTTCTGTTATTCTTTCACTTGTTGTTGTTCATAGTGagaagtatatattattagatgtattaaacaaataaattatgtttataaatgtatgtttctaagcaagcaaacaagtaaACAACATTAGATTCGACTTCAAATACCTGCCCCTTTTTgtctatgatttttattttattttattttagttacatCCTTTTACTTATGGAAACGTTTTATGGTTTCTGCCACCATCATCTTTCATCAAGTGATTTTATTTGtaaacatattatattatatgattatatttaaaatatttaaaatggaCCAATGGGAGTGAGACAACACTCAGGTAAACTTTTGGACTTGAAAACAAAAGTTAGTAACCAATTCACACTCCGTATAAATCTATAGTTAGTCAATTTTTGGTGTATTTGCATGGAAGAGAATCACCAAAGTCAATTTCCGTCAATTTTCGAAATAGAAACCAACGAGTGAAGTTAACCCACGTCAAAAAAGTAAGTATGTAATTTGAATATGACTTTTTGTAATGAAGATTAAAGGGAGTTTAGTAAGCGGTCGTTGTCATAAACCTATATCAAAAAGCATATTgttttttggtaagcagaaccgTAAACAGCATTGGATATGTAATGTGAGTGGTGGATGGCAACACAGTGGAGAGACCAATCAAAACTAGTGGGATTGTGACGAAATTAACAGCATTATTCTTATACTATAAGTTTATAACGCatatttaactttttcttaaatatatttcaattattacttttaaaatGTAATACTTAAGTAATCTGATAAGGTGATTCCACGATTGTTTGGagaaaataaatgtataaacaAATAAAGCAAAGTCAACTGTTCGAAAGAGTGTTTGGGTGTGTTGAGATTAAGACATTTCCAAAGTATTTGGTACGCAATATGAGTtacatttgttttcatttaacaACTTTTGCAAGGGAAGAGCAACATtaggttgcttgcatagatttAAAATCTTATAAGATTTACGTACACGTTAGTTACTCATCGTATTGATCTACCTACATTAATTGTtagtattttctaaatttggcgGATGGCGAAAGTGTTAACGACTAAACTTATTTAAGCACAACACCATTATATTGCAACGGTTAAATTATTACTctaggttcttttttttttccttttgttaaAGAACTACAGGTTTATATCGAAAAATAAGGgttgaaaattggaaaaaatctggttaaatacaaaataatattttgtctaCGTAtttggacatatatatatatttaagtatgtGCGTGTGCGCGCATATAGGATGAGGGAAAATAGATAACTGAGAAATGGTGTGCCAAAGAAGCACAAACTGAACATTCCACTAATTAATGGCTTAATGCTATAGGGATCAAAAGCACATAAGTTCACTTTCACATTTACACGAAAATATCTCAAACACCAAAAGTGTCAAGACAGATCATACATGTTGTTGGGAAATgtcaaaaagaaatattaatatttggCCAACTCGGGGATATCTTAATATGgtggatttttattttgattgtttgttCACGTTCTCTTCTAATATATAGAAACCCACTATTAGTATTCCTGTTGGAATATAatcatagtatatatatatatatatatatatatatattgttgtgaCGGACCAGAAGTACTTCTTGGACGAGATGCTCTACTAGAGCCATACCAGATGCTCATCTAGATGTCTAGTCTGTGACCAGATATCCAACTCTTCGCTTAGTATGATATTGTCCGTTTTGTGCCTAAGCCTTCACGGATTTATTTTTGGGTCGTTACTCCTAAACGTCCTCATACTAATTGGGATTGGAccagctatatatatattagactttATCATGTCTAATATTCGATGTGGGACTTGAattgcatttttatttattctgaCAATCTTTCCCTCAAACCAAGGACCACAGAAccttggctctgataccaatctGTTGTGACGGACCATAAGCACTCTTGGGCCAAATGCTCTACTAGAGCCAAACCGAATGCCCGCGCTGGAGGCCAGACGCTCAACTAGAGCCAAATGTCCGTCACCAGATGTCCAATCTTTCACTTAGTATGATATTGTCTGCTTTGGGCCTAAACTCTCACGGATTTGTTCTTTGGATCGTTACTCCAAAAGGCATCATACTAAATGGGATTGGACCAGCTATATATATTAGACTTTATTATGTCTAATATCCGACGTGGAACTTGGATTACCTTTTTATCTATTCTGACATATATATCCAGCATTTAATTTTCTCAGAGACTACTTTACGAAATAAACTTAATCCGTTTTTTCCAAGTaaggaaaattattaaaaagtatcaTTACATGTGTGTGTCTGTTACTATCTTGGCAATGTAATAGgctatatataaagatataaataggaaattaatttttggtttttagcgTTCTATTATAACTAAAAACATTATAAAGTaggataaaaaataaagatcgATTATACATACATACAAATTTCCCGACTAAAAGATTTGTAGCCAGCCTACTGTAAAATAACGACCGAGGATGTTCATGTCGATGCTTAAACATAATTCAGAGATTGGTGTAGGTTTTGAGATTTCTGATggtaaaaaaatacaatttatttcaattatatgtgatgtattttatatattttatgggAATTCAAAGCATCCTTTGTGTTTTTTAACATTCAAACAtaagttgagaaaaaaaaatcaaacataaagaATGTGTCTTAGTATTTGCAAGTTGGTCTAATCTCTCTTCTCGGCTATCAGGTAAGTCAGGTTTAGTAAAACCAAGGCTTACTCGGGTATGAGTGAAACGACTAAATGCAAAATcgtttttaattagttttattttagtaaaCTCGAGGGATATAAATAGCTAAGAGATAGAGTGAGATGATTAAATATTCTTGTTGAAGGaccaagagagaaaaagaagagagattAGGGTTATAATCTTGAGTTCGGATTTAGAAATGTTCTAGTGAATTTCTAGAGTCTAGTTCCGGTGAGCATAGCTGTTTTTTGGATTGG
The Brassica napus cultivar Da-Ae chromosome A1, Da-Ae, whole genome shotgun sequence DNA segment above includes these coding regions:
- the LOC125575647 gene encoding 9-cis-epoxycarotenoid dioxygenase NCED3, chloroplastic-like gives rise to the protein MASFTTNTAVSRRWLGGNHTHPSLSSSQTSDLSYFSCSLPMTSRVQRKLNVSSALHTPPALLFPKQSSTSPAIVVNPKAKDSVTKQMNLFQRAAAAALDAAEGFLVSHERQHPLPKTADPSVQIAGNFAPVNEQPVRRNLPVVGTIPDSIKGVYVRNGANPLHEPVTGHHFFDGDGMVHAVKFEDGSASYACRFTQTNRFIQERQLGKPVFPKAIGELHGHTGIARLMLFYARAAAGLVDPGHGTGVANAGLVYFNNRLLAMSEDDLPYQVRITPSGDLKTVGRYDFDGQLESTMIAHPKVDPESGELFALSYDVVSKPYLKYFRFSPDGTKSPDVEINLEQPTMMHDFAITENFVVIPDQQVVFKLPEMIRGGSPVVYDENKVARFGVLDKYAGDSSGIKWIEAPGCFCFHLWNAWEEPETEEVVVIGSCMTPPDSIFNESDENLKSVLSEIRLNLRTGESTRRPIISDGEEQVNLEAGMVNRNMLGRRTRYAYLALAEPWPKVSGFAKVDLFTGEVEKHLYGDDRYGGEPLFLPGEGGGEDDGYILCFVHDEMTWKSELQIVNAVSLEVEATVKLPSRVPYGFHGTFIGASDLAKQV